A window of uncultured Gellertiella sp. genomic DNA:
GCGAGCGAAAGCGCGGCAGGGTCTCTGCCTTCGCCGCATCGGCCAGGCGGTTGAAAAAGGCACGGTCAGGATACATCGGCAAGCCCCGCTATGGTCCGCCCGCCTCGGCGGGTTTGAAGAGATCTTTTCAGTATACCAATCTTGAATGAAATAAAATGACGGATTTTATTCAAACTTCCTATTCTGCCGCCAGGGCGGTTGCGCCGGAGGCATCGCTGGCAAAGCCCGCCAGCCGCTGCATGAAGAGGCCAAGCGACCGCACCAGCGGTGAAAATCCTGCCGTTTTCTCAAGGCTTGCCTCATCGACATAGAGCGCCCGGCTGACCTCCACCTGGAGGGCATGCAGGCCCCGCGAGGGCCTCCCGTAGTGCTCGGTGATGAAGCCGCCGGCATAGGGCTTGTTGCGCACCACATGGAAGCCGAGCGCATCGAGCGTATCCATGGCGGTACGCGACAGGCTCGCAGAGGCACTGGCACCGTAGCGGTCGCCGATGATGAAATCCGGCCGCAGCCCGCTGCCTGCAAGCTTGATATTGCCCGGCATCGAGTGGCAATCGACCAGCACGCAATAGCCGAACCGCGCATGGGTGCGGGCAATCAGCCGCCGAAGCGCGGCGTGATAGGGCTTGTAGATATCCTCGATCCGGGTAATGGCCTCATCGACGGTCAGCCGGTGGTCGTAGATTTCCATGTTTTCGGCCACGATGCGCGGGATCGTTCCGAGCCCGCCCGCCACCCTGGGCGACCCGATATTGGCGTAAGGCGGCAGCGGCCGGTCGAACATCCTCGGATCAAGCTCATAGGGTTCGCGGTTGACATCGACATAGGCCCGCGGAAAATGCGCCACCAGCATCGGCGCGCCAAAGGCGGTGGCCGCCGCGAAGAGTTCGTCGACAAAATGATCTTCCGAGCGCCGGAGTTGGTGACTGTCGAGCCGGGACTGGGCGAGGAAGGCTTGCGAATACTGCCTGCCGCTATGGGGGGAGTTGAAAACAAAGGGGATTTTCTGGACGTGCGGCTCCCGCACCTCGAACAGTTCATATCCGCTGTCGGCATGCGGCATCAAATCGTTTGGCCCCCGGCAAATCATTGGTTACAACAGTATGACATGTTGCCAGCATGGGTATCGGAAGTCCATATGATCAAATCTGTGAATTGGCGGGCTAAATTGCACATCTTCACCAGATCTTTACCCGTCAAGCCCTAACGTCCGAGACTGAAATCATCCATTTCCACCCTCCATTTGAGTAGCGGTTCCAGAGTATGAGTCAGAAAATCCTCCTCGCCGAAGACGACAACGATATGCGCCGCTTTCTGGTCAAGGCGCTCGAAAAGGCAGGTTACAAGGTTTCCTCTTTCGACAACGGGGCAAGCGCCTATGACCGGCTGCGGGAAGAACCGTTCTCCCTGCTGCTCACCGATATCGTCATGCCCGAGATGGACGGCATCGAACTGGCACGCCGCGCCACCGAGCTTGATCCCGATCTCAAGGTGATGTTCATCACCGGCTTTGCCGCCGTGGCGCTGAACCCGGATTCCAAGGCGCCGAAGGATGCCAAGGTCCTGTCGAAACCCTTCCACCTGCGCGATCTCGTCGACGAAGTGAACAAGCTTCTGGTCGCCTGAAAACCCCGATCCGGTGTGAAATCCCGCAAGCCGGGCGCCTCCCCGCGCCCCGGCTTTTTGCCATGCGCGTCCCCACACCGCCCACAACCGCGCTTATCCCCAACTTCGCAAAACTTCTGACAAAAAACGGAAAAAGGCAGTTGACGGCGCAAGTGGTTTTATGATGTATGCGCCTCATCGGATGGGCGTGTAGCTCAGCGGGAGAGCACTACGTTGACATCGTAGGGGTCACAGGTTCAATCCCTGTCACGCCCACCATCCGAAACTCCCCCTTGTTTGAACACGTTGCTGAAATTCTGAGCGAACCGTCAGGCGGTTGCCGCGGCGTTGCGCGCAGTTGCGCACAGGCAAAGAAGCTGCGGACGAGTTGCCCGCAGCTTTCCTTTCCCGGCGTCTCCCCTTACCCTTTCAGCACGAAATCATGAAGGGCCTGATGGGGGAAGGACGGGAGGGTGAAGCCGTTGCGGCCGGTCATCGGCCGGTTGGCGATCAGCACGTTCAGCACCGATTCTTCCGTTGCCTGCACGGCGGCCTCATAGAGCGTGTCCATCGCCGCCCTGGGCAGCAGTCCGAAACTCTTTTCCACCTCGCCGTC
This region includes:
- a CDS encoding N-formylglutamate amidohydrolase, with amino-acid sequence MPHADSGYELFEVREPHVQKIPFVFNSPHSGRQYSQAFLAQSRLDSHQLRRSEDHFVDELFAAATAFGAPMLVAHFPRAYVDVNREPYELDPRMFDRPLPPYANIGSPRVAGGLGTIPRIVAENMEIYDHRLTVDEAITRIEDIYKPYHAALRRLIARTHARFGYCVLVDCHSMPGNIKLAGSGLRPDFIIGDRYGASASASLSRTAMDTLDALGFHVVRNKPYAGGFITEHYGRPSRGLHALQVEVSRALYVDEASLEKTAGFSPLVRSLGLFMQRLAGFASDASGATALAAE
- the cpdR1 gene encoding response regulator CpdR1: MSQKILLAEDDNDMRRFLVKALEKAGYKVSSFDNGASAYDRLREEPFSLLLTDIVMPEMDGIELARRATELDPDLKVMFITGFAAVALNPDSKAPKDAKVLSKPFHLRDLVDEVNKLLVA